A window of Fundidesulfovibrio magnetotacticus genomic DNA:
ATTCTCGGATTTTAAATGATAATTCCTTGTTCATCGTCGCTTGCGACGATGGCAGTCCGCCGGGATAAGCGCTGCTTTGAGCGCGTTCCCGGCTGGTGTCTGCTGCTGTCCGGGCATCCGGGTCTGTCCGCCCCCTCTCACACAGGCCTACCCGGCACAGCCCGCGAAGCAAAAAGGGATTCCTAAGGACGTAGCCCTTAGGCCGCCGGAGGCTATTCCTCCTTCTCTCTTCTTCCGCTATTCCTCCCCGCCCCCTCCCGCCGCAACCGCGCCGGGGTGGTCCTTTTTGACGTTGCGGGGCCGGACGTTGGCGGGCGCAATTTCGTCCAAGAAATCCCCTGACGGGCTCGCTATTGCCTTGGCCAAACCAAGGAGATCCGTCATGTTTTCCGTTCGATTCGCCGCGATCTGGGCTTTGTGCGCGGCCGTGCTGGTCTGGGGTTTGTCGTTTTCCGCCACGAAGATCGCGCTGGAGCATCTGAGTCCGGCGGCGATCCTGTTTCCGCGTTTCGCGCTGGCCGCCTTGTTGCTGACGCCGCTGGCCTTGCGGCGCGGCGTGGCGCGTTTGGGGTTGGCGGAGCATGGGAAGGTGCTGGGCATCTGCGTGCTGTTTCCGGGCGGGTACTTCGCGCTGGAGACCATGGGATTGCGTTTGACGAGCGCCACCAACGCCTCGCTCATCGCGGCCTCAATCCCCATGGTGGTGCTGGGGCTCTCGTGCCTGGCCGGGCGCGCGTGGCCCACGGCGCGGGAGGCTTCGGGCGTGGCGGCCTCGCTGGCGGGCGTGGCCCTGTTGGTGGGGTTGAACGCGGGACCGGCCAACGCCGGGGATCTGATGATGCTGGGGGCGGTGCTGGCGGCGTCGGTCTACATGGTGGCGGCGGGGCGGTTGCGCGGCGTGCCGCCGCTTGCGTTCACTACGTTGCAGATGTTCTGGGGCGCGGTGTTCTTCCTTCCGTTTTTCGTCCAGGAGGCCGGAGCGTTGGCGCAGGCGCCCGCGAAGGCGCTGGCGGCGGTGGCCTGGCTGGGCCTGTTCTGCTCGGCGGGCGGGTTCCTGGCGTACAACTACGCCTTGTCGCGGGTTCCGGCGGCCCGTGCTTCGCTGTTCATCAACGCGGTGCCGCTGGTGGCCGCTTTGGGCGCGCACGTGGCTCTGGCGGAGTCGGTCAGCCCGGGCCAGGCCCTGGGCGGCGCGCTGGTGCTGGCGTCGGTGGCCTGGGCCGGGGCGCGCGGGGGCGCTTGACGCGTGGGGGCAATTCCATCACACACGGGGGAGTTGCGACCCCGAACACCACGCACGCGAGGCGACCCCATGATAATGGACTGCATGAA
This region includes:
- a CDS encoding DMT family transporter, with the translated sequence MFSVRFAAIWALCAAVLVWGLSFSATKIALEHLSPAAILFPRFALAALLLTPLALRRGVARLGLAEHGKVLGICVLFPGGYFALETMGLRLTSATNASLIAASIPMVVLGLSCLAGRAWPTAREASGVAASLAGVALLVGLNAGPANAGDLMMLGAVLAASVYMVAAGRLRGVPPLAFTTLQMFWGAVFFLPFFVQEAGALAQAPAKALAAVAWLGLFCSAGGFLAYNYALSRVPAARASLFINAVPLVAALGAHVALAESVSPGQALGGALVLASVAWAGARGGA